DNA sequence from the Salvelinus sp. IW2-2015 linkage group LG37, ASM291031v2, whole genome shotgun sequence genome:
tgcttcaacaaagtactgagtaaagggtctgaatacttgtgtaaacaTGATATATAATTAKCAAaaagtctaaaaacctgtttttgctttgtcattatggggtattgtgtgcagattgatgagggggaaaaaaatattgaatccatttYagaataaggctgtaatctaacaaaatgtggaaaaagtcaaggggtctgaatactttcYGAAGGCTTTGTATATATGTATAAGACAATAWTGTATAACATAtctaatattataatatatacatataatactGTTAATAGGGAACAATACTTACTAGACACCTTCAGAATGCTCTTCATCTTGAAAGTTTCCATCCTTAGTCCTGTATGGACAAGGTAGACTCCTTACAAAATATTCCATTTGACAATAGAGGCAATGAGGCCACTGAGGATATTASTATGTATTCACATGTTGAATTTTACAAAATGGCACCACCTAATTCAAAACTGAAAGTCCACTAGCAAGCTTTGAATATACAATACAATGGTATGAAATATCTACACAGAATCGAAACGCACATCTAAGACCAATGCCAGATGCTGTTGTTGAAGCTATGAAAATGACTTCAATAGAGAAATATAATCTACATCATAATGATAACTACAGCAATGGCTATGTCATTACATTAGACGAAATGATAAAGAATTAAACATTTGAGATAAAAATCCCCAAATTCAAAATTCTACCCTATGCGTGTAGGTCGGGCTGGTGCGCGGTCTTGGTGGTCGTGGTGGTGGTAAGACTGGACAGCAAACCCTGCTCATCTACTGTTTTTGTTACATGCTGAGGTGGTTTGATCTTTGGACCTTTTATGATGCTTGGCAAAGCGAGAAGGAGGGGGGATCTTTCTGCAAGTATAATCAGCCTACCTTCCCAGAAATCCATATTGGCTTTACCATGAKGAGAGCGCGTGAGACTAGTCTAGCGATAAGGGTTCACACGTTGATTACAYAAAGTGACAGAATTACCATCTTTGGCTCCGTTTACACAAGCATACCAATTCTGATYttttttccactaattggtcttttgaccaatcagatcagctctRAAAACAGGAGTGAAAGTAGATTTCTTACCTTACGGGACACCCAAGCTCgagcacacattttttttttatagccaagatgtccagtggaggctgctgaggggaggacgcctcataataatggctggaacggagcaaaaggaatggcatcaaacacatgtaaatcatgtgtttgatatatttgataccattccactgattccgctccataCTTTACCACGAGCCcaccctccccaattaaggtgccaccaacctcctgtggtttaatcatagaattacataggcCTACACAATCCCTATTCAGATCATATACGATCTCTGTGTGcctagtagcctaggcctagtaAAGATTTGTCATATCAYTTTAATCAtgcattaccttttaatgtggcataaacacagcCTGTCATGATGTTAACATCCGATTGTCAAACATTCACTTCAAAAAGCTGCTCCTGTAGGCTACCCGCGCACATTCATCCTCtcacaaaataattccagcatccaaaccacaacagtgcactgtgcacttgCAGTTTGAYGRatggaaagagacatctgttacaaaacacMTACGTGTATTRTAATGACATTCTGWAATTGMCATTAGGCCTACACTTGTAGACTAAATTGATACGTCCACTGTTGTCTCGGTCTCGGCAACTAATCTCCGCCTTGGCAAAATGTAAGTGTTCTCGTCGAAGAACTACGCAATTTGGAGCATATACCACCACCYGGTTTCAAGTCAATTTGCTCATTTTTCATGTGGCTGACATGCGGTAATGTTAAATAATGCTGTAATAGCCTATAGTTCTTTTGGCATGTTGTGTTAATTGTGATAGGCTCACGTTTTAAGGTACTGGGCGTACCCCCGCCGGGACTTGTTTGTATCAGACCATACCTGCTTTCTTTCACCTGTCTGAAAAAATATGTGATGTacaaagatctgatgtgattggtcaaaagaccaattagtggaaaaacaTTAGAACAGGGCCGCATGCAGGGCCGGTCCTGGCCGTTCTGCYGCCGGTGTACGTGGAAATCAAGTCCAGACAGATTTACAGAATCATTTGATCGTTTGTTTTAGTACTGTCCatgtgtagcttgtttttggtcgcaggttcaggaattgcTGAAGATGTGCAACATTTAYctggagctaactctgcaaatagcactgctgggtgatttgaaaagtcatagacaatcgatcaataatataataatacttttagaaaAACATTTGTATCTTTAATTGACAATCTGTAGAAACGataagaatagaaaggttcaaacttttgtgaaacagcaccattgaaaaatacatggcaagtagaactggatggtgttcagagaaagatgggaggggttgagtggagctgaagggtggcacgtaaaacaacaagataactaatgtaaaatatactgtgtccgtaaaatgtacataggttcagaacttttgtgaaacagcgcagttaaaaatatatggcaaatagaaatcaaaactggatggtgttcagagatagatgggtggggttgaggggagctgaaggatgggactaaaaacaaacaaataataactattgtaaaatacactGTGTCCatgaaatgtatatagtatgtagaagctggaagtagaagcctaagtgttgctGTCCATTAGTTTACACCAATTAGGGGAGGCGtgatagggttaggggaaaataataaaggaaaatatacaaaaatatattcaaaaaatatatacaggggggattggaaattatgcagacaattacattgatggaagccacaatctatctgcaatattaaagctgatctaccccctaaaatacATCCAAAARGCCTAGGCGTCGGTCCGTGCTTACTGAGGTATAGCCTACACTGTCgcctgaaatgtaattttaggaaTGCCCATCTAAAACACCaaaacgtttacatacaccttagccaaatacatttcaactccctttttcacaattcctaacatttaatcatagtaaaatttacctggcttaggtcagttaggatcaccactttactttaagaatgtgaaatgtcagaataatagtagagagaatgatttatttcagcttttctttctttcattacattcccagtgggtcagaagtttacatacactcaattagtatttggtagcattgcctttaaattgtttagcttgggtcaaacgtttcgggtacccttccacaagcttcccacaataagttgggtgaattttggcccattcctcctgacagagctggtgtaactgagttgttgttgtccttaagccattttgccacaactttggaagtattcttggggtcattgtccatttggaagacccatttgcgaccaagctttaacttcctgactgatgtcttgagatgttgcttcaatatacccacatcattttcctccctcatgaacccatctattttgtgaagtgcaccagtccctcctgcagcaaagcacccccacaacatgatgccacccacgtgcttcacggttgagatggtgttcttcggcttgtaagcctcccccttttacctccaaacataacgatggtcattatggccaaacagttccatttttgtttcatcagaccagaggacatttctccaaaaagtacatccttgtccccatgtgcagttgcaaaccgtagtctggctttgttatggtggttttggagcattggATTCTTCctagctgagcggcctttcaggttatgttgatttaggactcgttttgctgtggatatagatacttttgtacctgtttcctccagcatcttcacaaggtcctttgttgttgttctgggattgatttgcacttttcgcaacaaagtacgttcatctcaacgagacagaacgtgtctccttcctgagtggcatgacggctccgtggtcccatggtgtttatacttgcgtactattgtttgtacagatgaacgtgttaccttcaggcgtttggacatttctcccaaggatgaaccagacttgtggatgtctacaatttttgttctgaggtcttggtcttccaagatgtttaaaggcacagtcaaattagtgtatgtaaacttctaacccaatggaattgtgatacagtgaattataagtgaaataatctgtctgtaaacaattgtgggaaaaattacttgtgtcatgcacaaagtagatgtcctaactgacttgccaagtttgttcacaagacatttgtggagtggtagaaaaacaagttttaatgactccaacctaagtgtatgtaaacttccgacttcaaccgtatactgtagctaagaaagtaatactaagggtatgttgtgtagtaagctgttagttgcccatgtgcctcaccctaataatttggtccctttcccctcaTAAATGTGTCTACTGTtcagacttggtggtgcacatgtagcctatagcttgttttagagaaatgtaataatcaaatattgtaagagctttcattgtctgcataTAAGCATCCTTTGTTTGTCCCACGGTTCTGACTtgctgtacagggagaatactgtaagaaccgCTCATCTTTTgaattctgtctctgtacatttcaaaagtgctgaacaaatagttatattgtctatatctgtcctagctcgctcattaacatcttaatcgaaattacggattgccccttatccgcttgtcgtccccttatgccatagtttgtacatctcaattgtcagtagaaaccacatttgtttaagcaagtcagccatatcagctttgttttttaaaaaggcggtaaatgaggctgaatgaactgtttcgctgccagacaaggctccgctgatagccaggtgtagcagtggtgaggattcactccatggtgctgaaaagaaagctctgctgttgggacagctttatgtaggccctaacattttgggtatctctctccttctgaaTAAACAACCATAAATCTGCCTGGTTGGCAAACCCAATCTGAACTTTGTTGCTGCTAAGTATTGCCCTGCTGTTGCTAAGACAAAAGGCAATAGCGATCATAAATTTGATAGATATGAATGCAAAGGTGAGAGTTTGCATGGTTCTTTGCGTCATGCATCATCTTGACCAGTCATGATCACACCTGAATTACTTACCGATAGTTGGAACTGGTAATTACTATCTAATAGTTGGTTTTCCAGGTGAAATGTCGCAATGAATGGCCCAGAAAGGGGTTAAGGCCTTCCCACACTGTACGTCGGATTCAGTCTTTTACGATACAAACTGTACGTCAGATTCAGTCTTTTACGATAATTACATGTCACACTGTGCGATGTTCCCAAAATAAACTCTTGTGATCAACCTGGACAGATTGTGCAAATTGTTTCAGTTTGGTCGTCACATTCTGCGGTTGGCTTGGGAGCCTACGTCAGCCGACTTAGGCGGCTACATCAAACGCAGCGGTGCATTTGTTCAGCACATGTGCCAGCACCAGCAGCTCAAGCCTCCTCTATGCTTATGTACAAGTTAATTGAATTTGGAAAAACTAAAAGTATGCAATTTACGAACCTTATATgtcagaatcaaatatgcttaccaaaaataacatggttgctGTGGTAGAACATTTATTTGGATTAGCGATTTTGTGAATTTatcaaagtcccatcaggtaacctgatttcagatgtgtcatgTAAACAAGATTATTAGGAAATTgttttcttgcaaagcatgtcaaTGTTTAAATCAAACTATTTTAATAATCGCACTATTCACAACAatcgtattattgtgtgcatacTCAGTGCCGGAGGTGTTCCTATTGGTCAGTCACCGGGAAAGGCTCGTAACACCAGCCACACCACATGATAAATGCTCAACATTTCAGACACTGCCAGAACTTTGTTGGCGCCTACGACCACACGTAATGGTACTTAATCGtcagacctagaccctgtcacactgaatGAGTCAAGATGTCCGACAATCGTTTACAACCTAAGAATTTGCCCACGACGTGGAAATGTTGTTTGGGGATGGCAAAGTCGTAYAGTCTGTGCGGGCCTTAAAGACCCGtaatagtgtgagtgtgtggggtgCATGTATTGGAAGGGGGTCCTTTTACACTTTTGAGTGTTAATCGCACACGTCAAAGGAATAAAGGTCAATATTAGCCTAATAATCTCCAGGTTGCAACAGAAACCAACAGTCACCTCCACTTCAGGACAGACAATCAGTCCCCAGTCAAAGACAATAGTCATTAGCTCGATACACATTTTAAGAACATAAACATAGGCTATTTCTGACGACCCCAACAGTAGCCCCTAGAGGTTAACGTTAATGGAAGGTTAATTCCCTCAGGTGTAGGTGGGGTTGTGTGTTTATCCAGTGACGGAAAAAGTGAAACAACCAAGGAACTTCTCACCATGCAGGTGAAAGGTCAAAATTGATTGATTATCCCAGTGAGGAAAACAAACAGGGGAGAATAGGCACAGGTAATAAAAACTTAGTCACTCAACGATTGTGTYccaaatggcaccctattccctacatagtgcactacttttgRCCAtaatggaccctggtcaaaagtagtgcactatatagggaatagggtgccatttggaacaaagCCAATGTCATAGTGAGAGTTGACGAAGCCACCCTCTGTACGGGTTCtttcagtttccatttatttTCATAATCTGTAGCCTACTAAAGGTATTATTTGAATATGTCCCTGTAATtcataaacaaatgtaaaaaaacaaaaaacaacaacaacaaaaaaagacaaaagcAAACAAATTCCCWTTATAGGCTTTGTGGAATATCATCTTGGCTTTAAATAAGACCACTAACAGAGCCCAGTAAGACCAGTGARCACATGTTTTCCTTCCCAGTCAGAACCAGTAGTAGTGACTTAGTGTCACATTTGGTGTGACATCATTATAAATGCTctcattattttgagttaatttgACCTATGCATGACTAAACAGTTGTTGTCTGTGAGTACAGTACCgtacaaatatatacatataagtaAACACATATAAAAAAAAACCTATATGTTCTTGGAATTTGAGATTTTTTCACTCCTTATGAGAAGACTTTTAAACATTGATTGAGACCGTTTATATTCCAGGTTGTTATTTTCATTATATTTTAGGAGCGCAACAGTTAATTGAGACCCCTTTCTGAAAACCCTTGTAGTTTAGTTCCAGTTCTTGAAGAACTGCTTGAAGATGATTGTCTCCCTCCCCTGTGGTAGAATCTCCACCTGTAAGACAATGCAGAGATTTGACTACCCGGTCATAAMTGTTTATCTAGTGCATCATATGACACTGGGTTCATGACCTGGTGGTTACACAACACACTGCGCAGTGCAATGTTATAATGGAGGAAGACTTACATGGAATTTGACTTACTGGACTTAAATATGCAAATTCTACTGTTTTCAGGTATAATAAAATCATGACGCTATCACTTGCTGACGTTATGCTGCTGAGTAGACTTAATGGGTGGACAATAAGAAAATAACGTCTGGGTTTTTGTCATTTGTGAGATCATGCTTGACTCACCTGTGTTTTCATCCTGGGGTAGTTCATCTGTTGGATAAAGTCATCTGCCATTTTCAAGGCCTCCCTTTTCTCCTCTGCATTGGCTCCCATACCTGTCAATCATAACAAGTGGGATAAKGTCTCACCTCAGTCTAACCCATAGAGGTCTCAGTAAGGTCTCACCATGATAATGTCAATTCACTTTATTCATTACAAACACTGATTAAATTAGTTTTTAATGAGACACTGGATATCTAGTTGGATATCGAAAAACTTATTCTAGGGATACATTTCATGGAGCAGAAATATGTTAGTTGAGGTTCACATGTTTTCCTCACCTTTCCAGACGAAGATCTTTCCATTGGCCCCGTTGTCTAGAATAAAGCAGTCGTCGCGCACCAGAAGGTCCTTGGCAAATGGGCTTTTTTCAGAGACATTGGTCAGCTTCATCTTACCTGTCGCATCGGACACCTGTGGAGGACAACAACACCGGCCATGACTTTTAGTTCATTTGTGATCTAGTTCACCTTGTTTGCTCTTGGGGGAAAAAGAGCCCCAAAGTATAGCTAGCTGTGCTGTGCAGTCTACGTTCCAAAATACCTCAAATGGGGTGAGCTATCCATTTACAATAGTACTGTTGTAATGCAATAGAACATTTCATGAGACACACYACTGTTTAATAATAGAATTGTAATGTCCAGCCACCTTGTAGAGGGAGGCGGAGTTGGAGACGTCTGCTTGACTGTCCTCTTCTGGAGTGCTCTCTGCCAGCTCTAGCATTGGTCCCAGCACCTGTCAATCACATGGCAGAGTGGAACATGGATTGTGGTgaggtttatttaaaaaaagtcagatcctcaaagttagaTCCTCAACATCATGTCAGCAACCTCAGTCCACAAAACAAAAGTGTTTGTGAGTAGACTAGTTTGTGACAGAATGGAAGAAATTGTAACTTGTCTGACTAACTATAGACCCATTACCTTCCTATACCTCAATATCAAAGTCTCTAAATATGCTTAGACATTAGAGGATTGACAAGTCTCTAGGTCTGTGACTTTGTTTAATTTGCTTTGGGAGGAAAGGACTATGCCGGCCATTTTACCTTGAGCATCTCTGGCGGCTCCTCTCCCTCACTGATGTCAGTGATGCGTGCTTTACCGTGCCTCTCAGTGTCGCGGATCAGGCTAGCGATCTCACGCGACTTCTGCTTCTCAAACATGTTGGCCTGCGAGCCGATCCACGAAAATATGGTCTAAAGACATAAAcagacatgttttattttattagtcCTACTTTATTGATTACTAAATGAGGGGAAATTGGACATTTGGATTTGGCAAGGCAACAATGTTCTCCCCACCCTTGCTCTCACCCCTCCCCCYCCACCTCCCTgttacctctccccctctctccccttttacattgacatttaagtcatttagcagacgctcttatccagagcgacttactctcccccgttctctctccctctatctcacctctcccaggtccaggatgaaGCAGTCTCCCTTGTTGAAGCTCTCCCAGCTCAACACCACCTCCTTGGCACGGATGTTGCGCTTCCCTTTGATCTGGTACAGCCTGTGGACCGGCCCTGACCCACCCTGGGGCCGCCTGAAACCCGACTCCACACCACCGTCCTACACATGTGAGTGAGCGTGCGTACGCATGTGTGTTTTTGAGAGAAAGTGAGTAAAAGTaatagaagagaggaaaagaaagaagaaaagagaacgRTAAcaatctgaaaatgttgtttaTGGTCGATTCTTTGTACCTGTATCTAACCAGGAAGTATTTGGGGTTTTACTGGCTAACACTtcaaagagagagatatggaatGATATGGTAAGAAATCAGCAGCATATGATGAAATTATGCAAAGTAGTGCTTCTACaggaaaaacattacatttactggCAATATAGGACTCAATCCTAACACGTTAGGATAAACATGCATTACTCATAGTGGGCCCAAATCTAATGTGGGAAACACACGGATTACAAAGTTACAGATACAGTAAATCACACATTGATGTCCATGGGAAAGTTTCCACGTAAAATCCCATACACATGCACTTCTCAAGATAGGATTGGGACCTTGTGTTTGTCAGTAAACATGAACTAGGAGTATCCTCCCTCCTGCCGACCTTGTAGCTGACCCCCCTGGGGAAGAGSTTCATGAACTCTGGGGACTCGTAGCCCTGGACCTGGCGATGCTGGATGGGGTCACCACCCAGGAAGTTGTCCAGCTGGGTAGCCAGCATGGCACACGCCACCTGCTCGTCACGAGATGACTTCTCacctgggaggaagagagagggggggttgtgAAGGTAGGGaaagggagaaaagggggagagttACAAAAAAGAGAATGGTCAGAcggtaaagggagagagaggttgggtgAAATGGGGTGCATAGACTAAACGAGTGAGTAAATAAAGACAAAATAGGGAGGGGTCATgtaagaggtggagggaggggtcACGAGCGACAgagaggccagggagagagagggggggggggtgctttttGAGGGGTGCCCTCTTCCATGCAATGACAATTGGCTTAGTGTCACCTAAGCACCGGATACATGCTGGAAACAACCGCCACATTTGAGTACTATAACAGCCCTACTGCATTttttatgaacacacacacacagaacccaaCCCTTTCCCCTGGGGAGCTCTTCTCTTTTATTCCCCCCCATCCCCATTCTCTCATCGTCCTTCCATCCATCAGTCTTAGTCTCCGTCCTCACATAATCAGCCGTTGGGTCAGCGTCGTGGCGTGTGTGTCATCACTAAACGCATACGGGTTATTAGCTTTTCAACYGCAAGGAGGTTAATTAGGCGTGTACACAATGGGTTGGCTAGTAGTTTGGATATACAGAGCAGTACTGGATACGAGCTTACGAGGCCCCATCCATGGAGGATAATAGAGGGCTCTTATGCCAAGAGACTCAGGCATCCTTTTCCATCCCACTCTTACATGTATCCACTTTCTAATGTACTTCAATTAAGGGTATGTGTCGGAGTATTTTACTACATTGTTCTGCAGGTTTTTATGCCCAGTACCTTATTAGTGGGGCCTCATGAGTTTCTCATGAACATGTGACTTGACCAGCAAAATCTCCAGaccctctcagagtaggagtgttgatcttgtatcagtttagccttttagatcataaYGAACAAGACAKgggaacctgatcctagatcagcactcctactctgacacgctatgtgaatacaggccctggtcagTAGAAACTCTGGACACTACTTATTTGACATATACAGTGCatgcggaaagtattcagaccccttgactttttccacattttgtgatattacagccttattctataatttattaaatagttgttttccctcatcaacaccctataatgacaaagcaaaaacaagttttaatacatttttgctcatttatttaaaaatataaaactgaaatatcagatttacataattattcaggccctttactcagtactttgttgaagcacctttggcagcaattacagctttgagtcttcttcggtatgacgctacaagcttggcacacctatatttggggagtttctcccattcttctctgcagatcctctcaacctccgtcaggatggatggggagcgttgctgcacagctattttcagatctccccatagatgttcgatcaggggcatgtccgggctctggctgggccactcaaggactttcagagacttgtcccgaagccactcctccgttatcttggatgtgtgcttagggtcgttgtcctgttggaagatgaacctgattggtggagtgctgcagatatggttgtccttctggaaggttctcccatctccacagaggaactcagtttggccaggcggcgaGCKctaggaagagtcttggtggttccaaacttcttccatttaagaatgatggaggccactgttctcttggggaccttcaatgtgggaccttatatagacaggtgtgtgtctttccaaatcatgtccaatcaattgaatttcccacaggtgcaaaaaattctaaaaacctgttttcactttgtcattatgggattttgtgtgtagattgctgaggatgtttttttatttaatgaattttagaataaggctgtaacataacaaaatgtggaaaaagtcaaggggtctgaatactttcccgattTTCCGTAACCTCACCTATCCACATGTGCAGGTCTGCCCCCTGGTCCCCCCTGTGCTCCAGCACCAGGTAGGAGTCTCCGTTGAAGAAGGCCCCCACCTCAGCCGGCTCCAGCAGCACCGCCTTCATCTTCTCCACCCGCCACAACTTCAGCCCCGGCTCCCGTGTCTCTGGTCCAAACTGGCCCGGCGCTGCCTGGCAGGGGAACATTCTGCATTGggaagaagcagaggagagagtgggTCAGTGGATGTGATGGTGGTGGGGGATGGATGGTAGGTAGGTAGGATGCAGGATTATGGGGGAGGGCGGCTGCCTGGAAATGGAGCATTCTGCACCGGGTAGAGGGAGTGGGTCAGGGGAGGTGAGGGTGGAGGATAAATGAATGGTAGAGTTGGAGAAGGGAGAGTTGGAAGAGAAAGGGTGTAAGTGGAGTCTGTTGTATTTTCTGGGTTGTGAGAAGGGGTGTATTTCTTTGCTATGAAATGAAACAAATGGAGATGGGGAGTTGTTGCCGCTGGAGGTGGCAGAAACAGTCAACTRAGGGAAATTGCTTTCACTTGGCAAGAACCCCGATTTCCATAttggaaagcagacagagaaTGGAGTGGATGGGCGACAACTCATATAACCACAGCATGATAACAATCACTATTTCTGCCGGAAGACAGAAACAGGGAGATAGAGGTGGAAATGAGTAGAAGATAGGATGCAAAATGAGGGGTCAAGTTGCTTGATGAAGACCATAGGGGTAGGAGGGTTACATCATTGTTGTGTAATACGACAACATAGCAGGCAAACCGACCCATACAACACTTGTGGTTGTACAAAAGAGGGTGTGTCTACAGGGCGAGTCGTATCACGTCTCACATGCTCACACTGAActaaatatctctccctctctcttgctctctctcgcgtTCTCTTCTCTGTGCCTCTCTAGCCAGTTTCCAAAGCTATAATATACACAGATTTATCGATTCATAGTACCTCTGCCATTGTCATTTCCCTGTAGCAATCCGATTCAGTAAGTGATAGAGTCATACTCCAGGGTAAATGAATGTTGGATGTTGTACAGGCTACACTCAAGTCACCTGGCCTTAGACAGTTGTTCTGACTACACTAAACGTGGCCAATGTC
Encoded proteins:
- the LOC111960336 gene encoding macrophage-capping protein-like isoform X1; this encodes MELESGAVPELAEGIMQMFPCQAAPGQFGPETREPGLKLWRVEKMKAVLLEPAEVGAFFNGDSYLVLEHRGDQGADLHMWIGEKSSRDEQVACAMLATQLDNFLGGDPIQHRQVQGYESPEFMXLFPRGVSYKDGGVESGFRRPQGGSGPVHRLYQIKGKRNIRAKEVVLSWESFNKGDCFILDLGETIFSWIGSQANMFEKQKSREIASLIRDTERHGKARITDISEGEEPPEMLKVLGPMLELAESTPEEDSQADVSNSASLYKVSDATGKMKLTNVSEKSPFAKDLLVRDDCFILDNGANGKIFVWKGMGANAEEKREALKMADDFIQQMNYPRMKTQVEILPQGRETIIFKQFFKNWN
- the LOC111960336 gene encoding macrophage-capping protein-like isoform X2, which codes for MFPCQAAPGQFGPETREPGLKLWRVEKMKAVLLEPAEVGAFFNGDSYLVLEHRGDQGADLHMWIGEKSSRDEQVACAMLATQLDNFLGGDPIQHRQVQGYESPEFMXLFPRGVSYKDGGVESGFRRPQGGSGPVHRLYQIKGKRNIRAKEVVLSWESFNKGDCFILDLGETIFSWIGSQANMFEKQKSREIASLIRDTERHGKARITDISEGEEPPEMLKVLGPMLELAESTPEEDSQADVSNSASLYKVSDATGKMKLTNVSEKSPFAKDLLVRDDCFILDNGANGKIFVWKGMGANAEEKREALKMADDFIQQMNYPRMKTQVEILPQGRETIIFKQFFKNWN